The Panicum virgatum strain AP13 chromosome 5K, P.virgatum_v5, whole genome shotgun sequence genome has a window encoding:
- the LOC120707307 gene encoding inactive protein kinase SELMODRAFT_444075-like, whose amino-acid sequence MMVGSSQQQLLQRKGKAVDEKGAAVPAAAMEKVVVAVRAATREISTTAIVWALTHVVQPGGSIILLVVIPAHTSGRKFWGFPLFAGDCASGHKSSMLDQKYDISEQCNQMMKKLNVYDIDKINVKTKLVSGSPSGAVAAECKRAQASWVVLDKELKHEEKRCVEELQCNIVVMKRSQPKVLRLNLVGSPDNESKSTCTIPPVLDGSTGKTATDVKEARSSTRGPAVTPNSSPDLETPFGSTEVGTSSVSSSDPGTSPFSASETNGSLKKEVQTTKDQIQHSDVNISDSDSESLSPPATFSLQPWMADILQGSASSRSLGKGPRKTRTATADALLEKISKLDLLNEISAMRCRSDLNFRGDVRDAVSLARNAPPGPPPLCSICQHKAPVFGKPPRWFTYAELELATGGFSQANFLAEGGFGSVHRGVLPDGQAIAVKQHKLASSQGDVEFCSEVEVLSCAQHRNVVMLIGFCVEDKRRLLVYEYICNGSLDSHLYGRNRETLEWASRQKIAVGAARGLRYLHEECRVGCIIHRDMRPNNILVTHDYEPLVGDFGLARWQPDGDMGVETRVIGTFGYLAPEYAQSGQITEKADVYSFGVVLVELVTGRKAVDINRPKGQQFLTEWARPFLESYAIEELIDPRLGDRYCENEVYCMLHAANLCIRRDPHSRPRMSHVLRILEGDMVVDSVSVTASIDSGSRSWRMLNEQQHFQEYSSPGQQDSQRGVEGKRSYNALRASWDRDKQSISNRY is encoded by the exons ATGATGGTGGGCTCTtcccagcagcagctgctgcagaggaaggggaaggccgTGGATGAGAAGGGTGCCGCCGTGCCGGCTGCGGCGATGGAGAAGGTGGTGGTGGCCGTGAGGGCCGCCACGAGGGAGATCTCCACGACGGCCATCGTTTGGGCGCTAACGCACGTCGTGCAGCCCGGTGGAAGCATCATACTGCTCGTCGTCATCCCGGCGCATACCTCTG GCAGGAAGTTCTGGGGCTTTCCGCTGTTTGCGGGTGATTGTGCGAGTGGCCATAAGTCGTCTATGCTGGATCAGAAATATGATATCTCAGAGCAGTGcaatcaaatgatgaaaaaactTAATGTGTATGATATAGACAAG ATAAATGTGAAGACTAAGCTTGTCTCTGGCTCTCCTTCTGGTGCTGTGGCTGCTGAGTGCAAGCGTGCACAAGCAAGCTGGGTTGTGCTAGACAA GGAGTTGAAGCATGAAGAGAAGCGTTGTGTAGAGGAGCTTCAGTGCAATATCGTTGTCATGAAGCGTTCTCAGCCTAAAGTCCTCCGCTTGAATCTTGTGGGATCTCCTGATAATGAGTCTAAATCAACCTGTACAATTCCACCTGTGTTGGATGGTTCGACTGGTAAAACCGCTACTGATGTTAAGGAGGCACGGAGTTCAACTCGAGGACCAGCTGTAACCCCAAATAGCAGCCCAGACTTGGAGACGCCTTTTGGAAGTACTGAAGTGGGAACATCATCTGTCTCAAGTtcagatcctggtacatctccgttttctgcttctgaaACAAATGGTTCTCTGAAGAAAGAAGTGCAAACAACAAAGGATCAAATTCAGCATTCAGATGTCAATATTTCTGATTCTGACAGTGAATCACTGAGCCCTCCTGCAACTTTCTCGCTTCAGCCATGGATGGCCGACATTCTACAGGGATCTGCATCCTCAAGATCACTTGGAAAAGGTCCAAGGAAAACTCGTACTGCAACTGCGGATGCTTTACTGGAAAAGATCTCCAAGCTAGATCTCCTGAATGAAATTAGTGCTATGAGATGCAGGTCAGACTTAAACTTCCGTGGAGATGTTAGGGATGCTGTCTCATTGGCAAGGAATGCGCCTCCTGGGCCACCTCCTCTGTGTTCAATATGTCAGCACAAGGCACCTGTTTTTGGAAAGCCTCCTCGGTGGTTTACTTATGCTGAACTGGAACTTGCAACTGGTGGTTTCTCCCAAGCAAATTTCTTAGCTGAAGGTGGATTTGGGTCTGTTCATCGAGGTGTCCTTCCTGATGGTCAGGCAATTGCTGTTAAGCAACACAAGCTTGCAAGTTCCCAGGGTGATGTTGAGTTTTGCTCAGAGGTGGAAGTTCTTAGTTGTGCACAACATCGAAATGTTGTAATGCTGATTGGTTTTTGCGTTGAGGACAAAAGGCGTTTATTAGTTTACGAGTACATCTGCAATGGATCATTGGATTCACATCTTTATG GACGTAATAGAGAAACATTGGAGTGGGCATCGAGACAAAAGATTGCAGTTGGTGCTGCCCGTGGGCTGCGGTACCTTCATGAGGAATGTAGGGTTGGCTGCATAATCCATCGTGACATGAGACCAAACAACATCCTTGTCACACATGATTATGAACCACTG GTTGGAGATTTCGGCCTGGCACGATGGCAACCCGATGGTGACATGGGTGTTGAAACAAGAGTCATTGGCACATTTGG TTATCTCGCACCCGAATATGCGCAGAGTGGGCAAATAACAGAGAAAGCTGATGTGTACTCTTTTGGGGTTGTGTTAGTGGAGCTTGTCACTGGGCGGAAGGCAGTTGACATTAACCGACCAAAGGGGCAGCAGTTTCTAACTGAATGG GCACGCCCTTTCCTGGAGTCTTATGCAATTGAAGAACTCATAGACCCACGTCTGGGGGACCGATACTGTGAAAATGAAGTGTATTGCATGCTGCACGCTGCAAATTTGTGCATAAGACGAGACCCGCATTCAAGGCCTCGCATGTCCCAT GTTCTTCGTATACTTGAGGGTGACATGGTCGTCGATTCTGTTTCTGTTACGGCCAGTATTGATTCTGGGAGCAGGAGCTGGAGAATGCTGAACGAACAGCAGCATTTCCAGGAGTACAGCAGCCCGGGTCAACAAGATTCGCAAAGAGGGGTCGAAGGGAAACGCTCCTACAATGCTTTGAGGGCCTCTTGGGACCGAGACAagcagagcatctccaacagatatTAG